TACCTCAGCAAGCTCCCCGTCGATTCCTCAGTAAATCGACTAAGATTAGCTAAATGAGCAGTCAGGTAAGGATGAACAGCTGCTCTTCCATCCCCCAGTAAGCGCTGTAAGGACTGATTACGTGACGTACCCGAGAGCGCTAAGTAACGACATATTCGACTAAATAGAGATTCATCAGGAAGCACTTGAGGCAGCGACATAACCAACCCCTTTTTAAAGAGTGATAACTAACTCAACTATAGGACAACTCCAACAAAGGATCGTCTAACAGGACTTTACGAGATCTTAAATAACGTATAGGTTCATCCATACTAGCCGCTTGCTGAAATAAGTTCGGGTTGTCAATTCGGCTTAATAAGTCAACTGCACCTACAAGCTCTATGAGTTGCGCTGAAAACTCTGGGTGCTGAGGTTTTGTGATATCACCCGTTTTATCGATGTTTATTGCAGCGACTTTCCCGTCTTGCTTAATTCGTCGTTGCTTACCGCTAGGCAAAGCAACTGTACTTTTTAGCTTGTGAACTTCGGCTGTTTGTCGTGATAACCCACACGCAACGGCATTACCCGATTCAAGTGTAGCAACAGTGATTCTTTCATCATCACTTCCAATAACCAACCGCTGAGCCTCTCGATATGTACGACTTGCCATATCAATATTACCAACCGAAAGTTTGTGAAGCGTATCATTTAGTTCGTCATTCAGCTCTGTATATACATTGGTCCATTGGTAATTCCAAAGCTGTCCTATGAAAGCCTTCCAAGAGTCACTCTCCTTCTCAAGGGCTGACATAGTGTGATGATAACCACTTTCAGCACGCCTGGCCGCTTTTAGCTCTTTGATTAATGTCTGGTCAAATGGTGGATTTGCCACAAAGAATAAAGGGATCCCTAATTTATTTACCAATCTGTGTAAGAATTTAAGAAGGTTATTTTCACCTCCAGTGCGTTTGAACTGAAGGTTTTGCATCTCATCAATGACTAACATCCCAAGAAAGCTTGATTTAATGCATTGCTCCATCTGACGAACAAGAGCTCCAATCGTCCCTGCTGGCTTAGTTTTCTCTCGGTCCAGAGCAAGATCTAAAGAAGATAATATTTCTTCGCATAAATCCCTTACACTTGAGTTACTAGGACAATCAACCTTAATCCAAACCACTTGCTTTCTCAGTCCTAGCGTCTGACCATGATATCGATCGTGTTCAATAACATTTGGAAAGTAACCCAAGACTTGCTCAATCATGGATGTCTTGCCGACACCACTTTCACCGATCAGAGTCAATCCATCACCTTTAGGTTGAAAAAAACCAGTTAGTGGTTCGACATCTGGCCTTTCATCTACCAAGTAGTGTAAATATTGTGCAGTTGTAGGTTTGAGTGGGTTCTTAACTGAGTATCCCTTTTTGATTGCTCTTTCTACCGCTCTAAAGCAAGCTTGATAAGCAGTTAGAGGCTGTCTAAGCTCTTCAATTCGATTTAAGTACTCTTCTCGAACTAAAGGATCTGGATCATCTGCAATATCTTCGGCATAACCTGGATAGTTACTAAATTCCTCCATTACGTCTTCCCAACGTCTCTTTGGTCGAAGAGCTTCTATTAATGGGTTTCCTTTATGCTCAGGTAGGATTGCATCATGATAGATTGCCCTCTCCACTCTCATTACTTGCCTCCTTTGGTTCTTCTTTTTCTCCCCTTTGGTAGCGGAATAACCTTGCTACCTGTATGTGGAGCTTCTGAGACTTCAATTAAGGCTGAATTATCGCTCTCAGAGGTAAGCACATTCGTTGTTGCAGAAAGTTCATCCTTACGATGCTGACGGACATTTGTTGTT
The Vibrio kanaloae genome window above contains:
- a CDS encoding ATP-binding protein, producing MRVERAIYHDAILPEHKGNPLIEALRPKRRWEDVMEEFSNYPGYAEDIADDPDPLVREEYLNRIEELRQPLTAYQACFRAVERAIKKGYSVKNPLKPTTAQYLHYLVDERPDVEPLTGFFQPKGDGLTLIGESGVGKTSMIEQVLGYFPNVIEHDRYHGQTLGLRKQVVWIKVDCPSNSSVRDLCEEILSSLDLALDREKTKPAGTIGALVRQMEQCIKSSFLGMLVIDEMQNLQFKRTGGENNLLKFLHRLVNKLGIPLFFVANPPFDQTLIKELKAARRAESGYHHTMSALEKESDSWKAFIGQLWNYQWTNVYTELNDELNDTLHKLSVGNIDMASRTYREAQRLVIGSDDERITVATLESGNAVACGLSRQTAEVHKLKSTVALPSGKQRRIKQDGKVAAINIDKTGDITKPQHPEFSAQLIELVGAVDLLSRIDNPNLFQQAASMDEPIRYLRSRKVLLDDPLLELSYS